ggacggGCACACGAGAGGGGCACGCTGGGAGGGCAGTGACGCGCACCCCCACCACCCTGGCACGGAACGGCTGGCTGACCTTGAGCAGCAGACGGCACTGCTTGGGGAAGGTCAAGTAGTAGGGCACGGAGTTGCTGACATGCCGTAGCACGGCCGCTGCCACTGTCGCCTCGGCCACGCAGGCCACcagctggggaagcaggagaggccGTGAGGCCCCCAGCCCACGCCCATCCGGGAGACAAGGAAGGACCGGCCCGTGGGGCACAGcaggccctctcccctctgtAACCACACCTGTATAACTGAGCTCAGGTAAACCTTGATGTCCAGCCGGAGCTTGCCCCACAGTGGGCTGCCAGACGGGTGCAGCACCCTACAGAGAGACCAAACCCACAGCCGTCTGAGTGAGCCCCCACAATGCACTTTCTCCCCAAAGCCACCACCCTTCCCGGTGATGGCTCTTCCCATGCAGCCCCCTTCACACAAGAGTCCATACCTGGCCAGTGCCAGCCCCGCCCCACCTGTCTGTCagcttccctgcccccttcccccagggccaCCTCCACAAAGCGGCGCCATCCTGATCACGAGTCTCACCCTGGAAACTTCCACCAGACCCAGATACCCCTGTCTCCAGGTCCGCCACCGCCCCAAGCCTCCCTTCCAGAAGGTAACGCAGGACCCTTCCCTGGAGCCTTCTTTCTGGTGTCTGGGGATAGTCTGACCCTCAGGCCCTCACTACCTCCTAGTCACGTGGCTGCATGGCCCTCCCAGGCCAATGGGCCTCCCCTTTTGCCAAAGGTCTGCCGCTCTTCTCTCCCATCTAAAGACTTTTCACAGCCTCGTCTCCTCTAACACGGAACTTAAGGTTCTGAAACTCAGCTGTGAAAAGGCACCGACCTATATGGGCACAGACACCTCCCCAAGCGAACAGCAAAGGAGTGGATAAGATactcatttaaagaaagaaagagagatcaaaaAAGAGAGAATCCCGACCCAGAAAACTAGCGGTGCAAAGCCAAGCACGCACTCTGGGCCCCCTAAAAAATTCTGggtagaggaaaggaaaaagaaaggaggacagAGCCACCCAACTGGCCCCGTGTGCCCAGCCTCTCCCAGGAACACTGCAATGGGCCCGGCTCTACGTTCCTTCAACATCCTTCTGTCCTGGCTGGGTCTAGAGAGAACCCCTAGATTACAAGGTCTCTGCCTTCCCCAGTGCAGGGGCCTGACCACACCTCCCtacctcccctcttcccttcacCTGCTGCTGTCCTTTGGGACTTTTCCAAACAGCAACTTCTGGAGACAGCCAAAGAGATCGCGAATGCAGAAGGTGACCAGGGCATTGAACACTACAACGAGGGGACCACAGATGCCATTCACAGTACAGAAGGCGGAACAGGGGGCCCGTATCCCACGCCCCCTCATCCAGCTCACCAGCACTGTCCGTGACCTGGAATTTGCTGGTCTCGGCACCTTCCTGGTCTCCTTGGGTGGTGGCCACAGCAGCTCGGAATGCCTGCACGACTTCGTGGAACAGCTTTGGAGTAAGGTGATGCTAAAGGGGTTAAGAGGACCCAAAATGTCGGGGGGGTGGGGTCAgccatgtcagacagagcatgaggCAACCAGAGAAACCTGCTCTGAAAGAGAAAGGTGCCCCCTGCCCACACTCTGAGACGTGGAGCAGCGGCGGAAGCCCTGTTATGGAGACACACGCAGGGAACAGAGAGAGGAGTCCAAAATGTTCCTGGAAGGGAAGCGAGCCTGGCTCAgggtcagaggggagaggggagaggctgagggtcCGAGATCTGGGTGGCAACCTATGACAGGTGGTATCCAgaactctccctctgtcctctcctttTCCCACAGAAACCTTGGAAGAAGggctctggctccagggaccGACAAAGGCAGAGTGTGTCCTGCCCGCAGTGGACTTCAGGCACCGGGGAGCACCTGAGAGGGAAGTGGAGGGGAAGAAAGCAGAAGAGCCCCCAGGATCTCTGACCGAAGGACAGAGTGCGATCCTGGAGCCTCTCAGCCTAAGGAAATGTGCTAAGGAGGACTCCAGTGCCAGTGCTCGGAGAAggcctcctcccacccacccctcccgaCTGCACAGAGCCAAGTCACTGCAACGGGGCCAGGGAAGACTCCTCTTAAAGCAGGTGGCGGTGGTGTCCAACCGCCCACCCCATGCCGCGCCTCACCTTCGCCGCCTGCTTCCATCCCTCAACCATGGCGAGGGTCACAGGAGCAGAATCCCGCTTCTTCCCCTTCAGTCCGCGAGGGGTCCCACCCTCCGCCGCCGCATCTTCCTCCTCGCTGGCTTCCTGTACCCGACAGAGGGCCAGGctagagcaggggcaggggccctAAGTGTGCCCCTGGCCCCACCCGTCGGGCCTAGGCCCTCACTTCCAGCGTGTCCGGCAGGGAGTGGAGCTGGCCCTCTTCGTCCTCCGCGCTGTCTGAGTCACTGAAGTCCAGCAGGCTCTGGTCGTTCTCCTGCAGGAACTTGTAGAACTCGGGGTCTCTGTCCTTCAGCCGAGAGAGCTGGTCCTTATGCTCAGATGCTCGACCTTTATGCCGGCTAAGAAGGTGGGGGTCATCAGGCACAACGGACCGGCGCAGCccacaggggtgggggcagaggcctCTTGGCCTCCACACCGGAAGCTTGCCAGCGTCCACAGAGAAGCTACCGGGCCCGACGGCTCCCTCCACCAGGGCTGCGGACAGCCAACGTGGCGCGGTTTCCAGGGTCGCGCCCTCAGCAGATCCCCTCGCCCCTCAACTCTGGACGCACGCCTCCGACAGCCTCTCTGTACGCGCTCCAACACCTGCACGTCCCACCCAACGCCCACGACACCGCCCCCGAGATTCTCCCGGACTCGCTCTGCCCACCCTCTGCTCCACCTCCCGCATCATGACCCGACCTCCGCAGGCTCTCCGGGAGAGACgcccctctccctagccagcAGCAAAGTGCCCTGAGCTCTCCGCAGCAACACCCCTGCCAGCCCCCGCCTCCTCGAGAACATCTCTCCACCTCCCGCCTGCCACGGggggctctccctctctctgcacccGCCGCCTCCAGGCTGTTCTCAACACAGCAGCCCAAGGGACCCTGTGCGTTCTGTCTCGCGACATGACCCCACAGCGTAAAACGCTGAGAGAACTTCCCTTGTGACCGGCGCGTCGCATAACCGGCCTGCGAGGTCTGACCCCACCAACCGGTCTCCGGGCCACCCTTACTCTCCCCGTCGCTCCTCCTTCCTAAAGCTTGCCCCCACCTCAGCAGCTCCGCCGCTCCGAATCCCTGAAACACCCCAGCACCCTTCCCCCGTCTGGTGGCCTCCTCCCTCGGGTCTCTGTCCACTGACCAGCTGCTCAAGGGTCCTTCTGCACCACCAGCAACAGGGGCCGCGCACCTCCGCCCTAGCTCTCGAACCCCGGCTTCCTGGCCGTTGGCCACACTTCGTTTTCTGGCCTAACCCCGCCCCCGCTCCCCCCGGGCTGCCGAACCTCTTCCAGACCGGAAAGGGACCCTTTCAGGACGCACCAGGGAACGCCCAAGATACCGGCCGCCGGGCGCTgggggctccgtcggtgaagcgtctgtctggggctcaggtcacggtcccagcgccctgagatcgagtcccgcacggGCCCCCTGCTgaccctgctcccccctccccccgcctgggCCCAGCGGGGACGGGCGGGTCTCTGAGAGGGTGAGGCATGGACGCACACGGGAGTAGGAGGCGGCTCGTCGCCGCAAGCGCTGCAGGCACGAACGAGCGCGGGGACTGGCGCGGGGTCGGAGGTCCCCGGTCCCCACCCGCGCGACGGGCCAGGACAGGGAAAGGGTTTGGCCTCACGCACGACCCGCGGGGGACGCTCCGCTCACCTGGACGAGGGGCTCCCGCCCGGCCCATCCCGCCTCCGGCCGGCTCCACGCAGCGCCCGCGTCCCGGCTCCCGCGGCTCCTTCGGACTCGGACTCCGACTCGGAATCGAAGCCCGAAGCCAGGAACTCGTCCACTGTCAGCTCCGCCAGGCGCCTGCGGGTGGCGACCGCCGGGTCAGGCCTCCCCGCCGGCCCGGCCCGCCCAGCCTTGCCGCTCCGGGGACACGGAGACGCTCCAGGAGGCACCGGAGGACCCAGTCGGCCCCCGGACCCCCAGCTCACCGCTTGCCGGCCCGCGCCGCCGCCATCGCCGCCCGCCAGCCGCGTGCGCCCCACTTCCGGCCCCAGAATGCCGTCCGGCAGCCGCACTTCCTCCGGGCCGGCCCCGCCctcggccccgccccgccgcgccccACTGGTGGCTCTGAGTTTCTCCAACGGAGGCTCCGGTGGCATCCAGGCGGGAGGGCAAGTTCACATCCTCGGTGCTCCGGGCTCCCAGGGTGGCCGGCCGGATGGAGGCTAACGGCGCAGGCCGGACTCAGTCACGGCTCCCGCACACATCGCTGAGTGTCGGGCTGTCGATCTCGAAAGTCGGGCAGGACTGCACGGGATGGAACGCTGGCCGGCTGCTCACACATCCCCTGCCCCAGGGAAGACGAGGCCCAGGACCTGGGGCATCCTCTCCCCTGctgcccacagcctccccagAGCTCCAGAAGCACGTGCCTGGAAGGGGGTCAATGCACAGGCGCCGGACGAAATGCGCCCCGGGGAAGACATTGACAGACAGGACTCCTATGCAAAGAGCTCTCACGAATCAATAATAAAGAGCCCAGCTTCGCAGGAAAAGCAGACTACTAGCCGCGTAGGTGGGCAATTCGCCGGGAAAAAATGACGCTCTGATGGCCAGGCCAGTCTCGCCTGCATCGAATGAGGGTCAGAATGATGAGAGTCGCTTCTGCTTCACTGGACAGGCcacggcggcggggggggggggcagtggacCGATCCCGGAGCTGTTACTGAAGCCCGTTTGGCCAAATCGAACGGGAAGTACTGCGCCTGATACTTGGGTCCTCCGAGTCCTCCGCCGGGAATTTGCCTAAGTCCACAGCGTGGGCTGGGCGGGAGCGGCCACTCCTCCCTGCCCCGCCTGTGGGAAGGCGGGTCCAGAAGCCCAGAGTCCGGAAGGCCGCTTTGCTGAAGGGGCGGGAGAACCAGACGATGCCCTCCTATCCCCGCCCCCTAAAGGGCAGAGTGTGTGGGCCTGGAACGCCCGATCCCGCGGGCTTCCTGGGAGCAGGCGTGACTCCGGGCAGATCCCCCGGGCCctgcgcccccgcccccccacccccgccgctgGCGCCCAGTCCCAGGCCTGGTACTTGTAGGGGTTCACGGAGCGAACCCAGCGAAGGCCGGCCGGGCAAACTGGCCTGCCTGGGGTCACAACGGGAGCAGGCAGAACGTGGCACCGAGCTGCCACAGGCCCCAAGGGCAGCAGGGCCGTCCAGGGTGCTTACGGGGACGGGGCTTCTTAAGGGAACTGGCGGGGATGGACGGTCGGGGTGGCTTCTCCGACGTAGGCGCGGGCGGGGCCGCGGGGGCTTCCCGGAGGAGGGAGCGGGCGGGGCGCCCGGACGCGGACTGGGAGGATTGCCGCGCTGCGTTCCGTCCGCGAAGACGCGGGCAGCGCGGGAGGCGGGGCGGGCGGCGCCGAGAAACAGCGGctgcgggcgggcgggcggcgggagcGAGGGACGCTGAGCCGGCCGCCACCGCCTAGCAGCCCTCCGGCCGTCTTAGGTCGGTTCGTCTGCGCGTTCTCCGCGGGTCGCGGCGCGTCCGGCAGCCGAGCCCATGCAGCCGCGCAGCGAGCGCCCGGCTGGCAGGACGCAAAGCCCGGAGCACGGCAGCCCGGGGCCTGGGCCggaggcgccgccgccgccgccgcagccgcagccgcagccgccGGCGTAAGTGGGCCGAGGGCCTGGGGACCGTGCGCCAGACCAGGGGCTGAGCGGGCCCGGGAGGGAGACGAGGAGGGGCGTGCGCCCACCCTGGCTGGCTGCCCGGAGGAGGCGGCCTCGGCGCCCCGCAGGCTCGGCCCGCCCCTGGAGGTGCAACTCCCCCCGTTTGTCGCGCACGCAGCGACGTGGGACCGGGCGCGCAGAAGTGGCTGCTTCTCGGAGGCGCTGTCCTCTCCCGCCGCCCTTGAATTCCGGCTGCGCCGCTCAGACTTGGGCGACTTGTCTGCaggatgggggggcgggggggggcgggtggagcCGCCGGGGAGGGTCGGGTGAGGGTCGACCTGCTGGTGGCATAGGGGCCGTCTTCAGAGCTGTTCTGAAGCCTTAGCCAGTCGCGCTTGGTGCACATCCTGTGCGCCCAGCCCGTGCTGAGGACACTGGACCCTGATGGGGAACGGGAAGGGCGGCCAGTGACAGAGGAGCGCCTGGTCCCAAAGAGGGCGAAGGGAACGTGGTTCTTACAAGTTAGGGGCAGAGACGGGCTATtctgtggggacacctgggcagAGGGGAGTATGGCGCCAGAAGGTGTCCTGGCAGAGGAAGCTGCTAGGGCCAGCGCTGGCATCGGGTGCGACTGGACCTCAGCGGAAGAGCAGGTGTGGGGCAGCTTTGCTGCACTTCTAGGGAGGCTCCCTGTATGtgaaggagaaggggggtggttCCTGATGGAAGCCAGGTAGGGgctggcagggagggggctgcCGCCTCGGTGCCCTGGCCCTGCTGCAGTTTCAGGGGTGGGTGAGCAGCTCCCCGCAGCGAGCGTCTGACCTGGCCCTGCCCGTCTGCAGTCCGGAGGCAGAGCGCACGCGTCCTCGCCAGGCCCGGCCCACAGTTCCAATGGAGGGTGCAGTGCAGCTGCTGAGCCGTGAGGGCCACACCGTGTCCCACAACTCCAAGCGGCACTACCACGATGCCTTCGTGGCCATGAGCCGCATGCGGCAGCGTGGCCTCCTGTGTGACATCGTCCTGCACGTGGCGGCCAAGGAGATCCGAGCACACAAGGTGGTGCTTGCCTCCTGCAGTCCCTACTTCCACGCCATGTTCACAAGCAAGTACCCCCACATCCAGTCTGGGCACTCGGGGGGCTCTGCAGATCTCCCCGGGCAGGGACCGGCCTGACCCACTGTCCCCACAGATGAGATGAGTGAGAGCCGCCAGACGCACGTGACATTGCATGACATTGACCCTCAGGCCTTGGACCAGCTGGTGCAGTTTGCGTACACGGCTGAGATTGTGGTGGGCGAAGGCAACGTGCAGGTGAGGCTGCCTGGTCCCTCcctcagtctccctctccctcagtccctcgcACAGCTCCGCTGGGCCCCTGTGCCTCAGCTCCTGGTGTTTCCCCGtgcctctccctcagtccctcgtGGCCCGTTTTCttgtccctgctcccctgctcgctctctcgtGTCACCCCACAGACTCTGCTCCCAGCTGCCAGCCTCCTGCAGCTGAATGGCGTCCGTGACGCCTGCTGCAAGTTCCTGCTGAGTCAGCTCGACCCCTCCAACTGTCTGGGCATCCGGGGCTTTGCTGACACGCACTCATGCAGCGACCTGCTCAAGGCCGCACACAGGTACGTGCTGCAGCACTTTGTGGATGTGGCCAAGACCGAGGAGTTCATGCTGTTGCCACTAAAGCAGGTAACGTGCCAGCGGGGGCACCACCTCGACCCTGACCCAGTCCCTAgaccctggccccagccccaggacTCCTGGCTTCCTTCATCTTGGCCCTTCGGACCTGGCCCTTTGCCCCCCAACCCTTATTTCCAGCCTCTGACCCGCATTCCAGCCTCACTACCcatcccctgccctctccccaccccacccccagcacaccCCCTTCTTCTGACCCACCCAAACCTTCAATTTTTGACTTCAGATCCCATCCTCTTCTGACCACATCCCTGCCTACAGCCTGTGGGCCCTGGTTCTGCATCCCTAGCATTGTTCTGGGCCTGGGCCCATGGGAACCGAGTCTGTGGTTGGTTCCTGACCCTGCTTGGTCCCTTCTTATAGGAACACTGGCCTCCCCATTGGACTCTCCCTCCCGGGCACCTTCAGGGCTCCATGGGCCCCCAAAGTCCTCCCTAGATCTCAGGTCTGAGGGTCCCCACCCCTAGGTGCTGGAACTGGTCTCTAGCGACAGCCTGAACGTGCCTTCAGAGGAGGACGTCTACCGTGCTGTCCTGAGCTGGGTCAAACATGACGTGGACGCTCGGAGACAGCATGTGCCAAGGGTGAGGCCAGCACCTAGGGGCCCACTGTGCTTAGGAGGGGACACATAGCGGCTGAGGACCTGGGTGCCCCTGGGGTCTGCTGTGTACAGAGACCCCCTCACAGGAGTGATGCAGAGACGTTTTCAAGAAGAGCCAGCACGTCTGAGGGGGAGCCCTTCCCTGGGGCCTGCCGCCTGACCGTGGCACCCCTGTGTCCCAGCTCATGAAGTGTGTGCGCCTGCCCCTGCTGAGCCGGGACTTCCTGCTGGGCCACGTGGATGCTGAGAGCCTGGTGAGGCACCATCCTGACTGCAAGGACCTGCTTATCGAGGCCCTCAAATTCCACCTGCTGCCTGAGCAAAGGGGTGTTCTGGGCACCAGCCGTACGCGGCCCCGGCGCTGTGAGGGCGCCGGCCCCGTGCTCTTCGCCGTGGGTATGTTCACCTGCCTGGTCCCCTCGGGTCCAGGACCCTCCCCCACatgccctccctctcctctcccatccCTGACCTGTGCTTCTGTCCCTGAGCCCAGCACAACCCTACCTCATACCGCGCTGGTCACATCCTGTACCCACCCCACACCTGCTCCTCTGTTTGCCTGTGGAGAACCCCGTGCCGTATGACCCACTCACCGATCCTCATCCCCACCCACCCTTGGAGCCCCCGTACTCTTGACCTTGAGCTGCGCTAGAGACGTCCAGCCGTTGCCTCCCTGGGTCCCTTGTCCCGCCCCGTCACTTCCCCATTCCTAGGTGGTGGGAGCCTGTTCGCCATCCACGGAGACTGTGAAGCATATGACACGCGCACTGACCGCTGGCACGTGGTGGCCTCCATGTCCACGCGCCGGGCCCGGGTGGGCGTGGCAGCAGTTGGGAACCGGCTATATGCTGTGGGTGGGTAAGTGTGGATGCTGGTTTTGGGTCAGGGGCTTAGCATATGCCCACTGGGCCAGTCCTGACCGGCAGCGGACCCCTCCCCTAGTTACGATGGGACTTCAGACCTGGCCACCGTAGAGTCGTACGACCCTGTGACCAACACCTGGCAGCCTGAGGTGTCCATGGGCACGAGGCGCAGCTGCCTGGGTGTGGCTGCCCTGCACGGGCTCCTGTATGCAGCTGGTGGCTACGATGGGGCCTCCTGCCTCAACAGGTAGTGGCCGGGGTCAGGGCCGGGTGGCCTCTTGGGGTTGGTTCGGCTGCAGGTGTGGCTGCATCAGGACTGCAGAGATCACGCCTGAGGGGAGCAAAGAGGGATCCACCCTGACTCAAGTCCCCAGGGCACCCTGGGTCTCTTCATCTGCACCAGCCCAGCTgtcccttcttttcctctcaaGTTCTTCCCCCAGCCTAGGGGCTGGGCACCACATGGACACGTGCCCAGGATTATGCAGGCGGCCAGCTAGGGGCCCCTGTCCCCACCCAGAGGGCCTGCTACTTGCTCCGGTGGGATTCTGGGATCAGTCTCTGTGACTGCCCAGGATGGGACTTTAATCATTCCGTGGGAGAGGGCAGGTCCTGGGACCAGGGCAGCCTTTCTGCCACTGCTCAAGGTCAGCGGCAGGCCTGGTGTCCACAGTGCTGAACGCTATGACCCTCTGACGGGAACATGGACGTCCATCGCTGCCATGAGCACCCGGAGGCGATACGTGCGTGTGGCCATGCTTGGTGGGTGACAGGACCTGCTCTGTGTTgtgtccaccccacccccacctgccccaccctGGGGACCCCACACATAGCAGGCACACCACGGGCACGTTGACTCTTTGCAGATGGGAACCTGTACGCTGTGGGTGGTTACGACAGTTCGTCACACCTGGCAACTGTGGAGAAGTATGAGCCCCAGGTAGGAAACACACCCCAAGCCCATGAATCTCCCTTTCCAAGAGCGACTTGAGGTCCTCACTCCGAACACCCACATCACCCAGATGATCAGCCCTCTAGGTCCCACCCCGTTGCACAGACACCCTGTCCTAGAGTAGGGTTCTTGCactgtggagggggagggaggccgGTGACGGGTCTGCCCCCAGCTGGCCCCCTCAACCGCAGGGAAATGCATGGACCCCCGTGGCCTCCATGTTGAGCCGACGAAGCTCAGCAGGGGTGGCGGTGCTGGAGGGGGCCCTCTACGTGGCCGGCGGCAACGACGGCACCAGCTGCCTCAACTCTGTGGAGAGGTACAGCCCTAAGGCCGGTGCCTGGGAGAGCGTGGCCCCCATGAACATCCGAAGGTGCGCTGGCCCTCCCCCACGGGCCCGGAGTGTCCCCCAGTCACCACTGCCTCCCGCCCAGATTCCCAGGTCTGCCTTGAGGCCTCCTGCCCGTGTGATGTGTCCACGCCTCCTATCCATGTACACGTCCAGTCCAGCTCCCGGTCCCACCCAGCGCCAGGGTCCCGCCCAGCTCCCGGTCCCGCCCAGCGCCAGGGCCCCGCCCAGCTCCCGGTCCCGCCCAGCGCCAGGGCCCCGCCCAGCTCCGGGTCCCACCCAGCGCCGGGGCCCCGCCCTGCCCCGTGTGTCCTGCCCAGCTCCCTGCGACCCGCCCagcgcccggccccgcccccgggggCTCCTCCCCTCGCGCCGGGGAGGCTCAGAGAACAGTTCTCGGCCCGCGGCtcacctccccgcccccaccccgccccaggagTACGCACGACCTGGTGGCCATGGACGGCTGGCTCTATGCCGTGGGGGGCAACGATGGCAGCTCCAGCCTCAACTCCATCGAGAAGTACAACCCGAGGACCAACAAGTGGGTGGCCGCGTCCTGCATGTTCACGCGGCGCAGCAGCGTGGGCGTGGCAGTGCTGGAGCTGCTCAACTTCCCGCCGCCCTCCTCGCCCACGCTGTCCGTGTCGTCCACCAGCCTCTGACCCGCGGCGCGGACTGCCCAGAGGCCCGGCCCCGCGGCCTCCCACATGCCTTAAGCTCCACAGGGCGGCCAAAGCACCTCGCGTGTCAGGGGCGGGGTGCTCGGCCCCCACCAGGAAGGTCCTGCCCTGTCTGTCCTTGTCTCTGCGTCGAGGCTCGCCACTTCTGTGTTCACtgctcagtgtgtgtgtgcgtgtgcgtgcgtgtgcgccGTTTACTTCCTtcctagtttatttatttatttattatcgaTCGGTTGGTGAACCGCGCAGCA
This Neovison vison isolate M4711 chromosome 2, ASM_NN_V1, whole genome shotgun sequence DNA region includes the following protein-coding sequences:
- the KLHL17 gene encoding kelch-like protein 17 isoform X2, encoding MQPRSERPAGRTQSPEHGSPGPGPEAPPPPPQPQPQPPAPEAERTRPRQARPTVPMEGAVQLLSREGHTVSHNSKRHYHDAFVAMSRMRQRGLLCDIVLHVAAKEIRAHKVVLASCSPYFHAMFTNEMSESRQTHVTLHDIDPQALDQLVQFAYTAEIVVGEGNVQTLLPAASLLQLNGVRDACCKFLLSQLDPSNCLGIRGFADTHSCSDLLKAAHRYVLQHFVDVAKTEEFMLLPLKQVLELVSSDSLNVPSEEDVYRAVLSWVKHDVDARRQHVPRLMKCVRLPLLSRDFLLGHVDAESLVRHHPDCKDLLIEALKFHLLPEQRGVLGTSRTRPRRCEGAGPVLFAVGGGSLFAIHGDCEAYDTRTDRWHVVASMSTRRARVGVAAVGNRLYAVGGYDGTSDLATVESYDPVTNTWQPEVSMGTRRSCLGVAALHGLLYAAGGYDGASCLNSAERYDPLTGTWTSIAAMSTRRRYVRVAMLDGNLYAVGGYDSSSHLATVEKYEPQGNAWTPVASMLSRRSSAGVAVLEGALYVAGGNDGTSCLNSVERYSPKAGAWESVAPMNIRRSTHDLVAMDGWLYAVGGNDGSSSLNSIEKYNPRTNKWVAASCMFTRRSSVGVAVLELLNFPPPSSPTLSVSSTSL
- the KLHL17 gene encoding kelch-like protein 17 isoform X3, which produces MEGAVQLLSREGHTVSHNSKRHYHDAFVAMSRMRQRGLLCDIVLHVAAKEIRAHKVVLASCSPYFHAMFTNEMSESRQTHVTLHDIDPQALDQLVQFAYTAEIVVGEGNVQTLLPAASLLQLNGVRDACCKFLLSQLDPSNCLGIRGFADTHSCSDLLKAAHRYVLQHFVDVAKTEEFMLLPLKQVLELVSSDSLNVPSEEDVYRAVLSWVKHDVDARRQHVPRLMKCVRLPLLSRDFLLGHVDAESLVRHHPDCKDLLIEALKFHLLPEQRGVLGTSRTRPRRCEGAGPVLFAVGGGSLFAIHGDCEAYDTRTDRWHVVASMSTRRARVGVAAVGNRLYAVGGYDGTSDLATVESYDPVTNTWQPEVSMGTRRSCLGVAALHGLLYAAGGYDGASCLNSAERYDPLTGTWTSIAAMSTRRRYVRVAMLDGNLYAVGGYDSSSHLATVEKYEPQEYARPGGHGRLALCRGGQRWQLQPQLHREVQPEDQQVGGRVLHVHAAQQRGRGSAGAAQLPAALLAHAVRVVHQPLTRGADCPEARPRGLPHALSSTGRPKHLACQGRGARPPPGRSCPVCPCLCVEARHFCVHCSVCVCVCVRVRRLLPS
- the KLHL17 gene encoding kelch-like protein 17 isoform X1, whose product is MQPRSERPAGRTQSPEHGSPGPGPEAPPPPPQPQPQPPAPEAERTRPRQARPTVPMEGAVQLLSREGHTVSHNSKRHYHDAFVAMSRMRQRGLLCDIVLHVAAKEIRAHKVVLASCSPYFHAMFTNEMSESRQTHVTLHDIDPQALDQLVQFAYTAEIVVGEGNVQTLLPAASLLQLNGVRDACCKFLLSQLDPSNCLGIRGFADTHSCSDLLKAAHRYVLQHFVDVAKTEEFMLLPLKQVLELVSSDSLNVPSEEDVYRAVLSWVKHDVDARRQHVPRLMKCVRLPLLSRDFLLGHVDAESLVRHHPDCKDLLIEALKFHLLPEQRGVLGTSRTRPRRCEGAGPVLFAVGGGSLFAIHGDCEAYDTRTDRWHVVASMSTRRARVGVAAVGNRLYAVGGYDGTSDLATVESYDPVTNTWQPEVSMGTRRSCLGVAALHGLLYAAGGYDGASCLNSAERYDPLTGTWTSIAAMSTRRRYVRVAMLDGNLYAVGGYDSSSHLATVEKYEPQEYARPGGHGRLALCRGGQRWQLQPQLHREVQPEDQQVGGRVLHVHAAQQRGRGSAGAAQLPAALLAHAVRVVHQPLTRGADCPEARPRGLPHALSSTGRPKHLACQGRGARPPPGRSCPVCPCLCVEARHFCVHCSVCVCVCVRVRRLLPS